The window CGGCTCCGGCGAGCGCCGCCACCAGCAACCGCCCGGTACGCCGTACCCCGGGCCAGACCAGCAGGACGACCGCGAACGCCGCAGCGGCGGCGTTGGTGGTGTGCCCACTGGGGAAGCCGTTGGCCGCGATGGTCACGAAGCCGTCCGCCGGGCGGGGCCGGTGCAGCAGCCACTGCCCCAACATCCAGCTGGCCGGGGCCGCGACGGTGACCGTCGCGCAGAACCAGGCCCGGGGCCGGTCCCGGCGCACGGCGAACAGGGTGGTCGCGGCGGCGCCGGCGGCCAGGAACGACATCGTCGCCGCCAGGTCGGTAGCGATCCGCAGGACCGCCACCAGCGTCGGCCGGTCGGCGGCGTAGGCCCGCAGCCGGTCGGTCACCGGGGCGTCCAGCCGGGCGACCAACGCGGGATCCACCACCAGCACGGTGGTCAGCGCCGCGAGGGCGAGCAGGGCCAGCAGCGGTACGACCAGCGGCGGACGGGCGATCATCCGCACATGTTGGCACGGTAGGCGCGGTCGCGCCCGCCGGCCGTGACACGCTGACGGGGTGGCGACCAAGCGCAACGATGCCGGGCTCACCGCGACCCTGCGTCGTATCGAGCGGTCGGCCGGGGCGCTGGCGACCGCGAGCGTGGCCCGGATGGACGAGACCCTGCCCTGGTTTCGTGAGCTGCCCGCCGACCAGCGTTCCTGGGTGATGGTCATCGCCCAGGCCGGCGTGCGTTCCCTGGTGGAGTGGCTGCGCGACGGCGGCGGCGCGAACGGGAGCCCGCAGGAGGTCTCCGACGAGGTCTTCGCCGCGGCGCCGCGGGCGCTGGCCCGGTCGATCAGCCTGCAGCACACGGTCGCCCTGATCAAGGTCACCATCGACGTGGTCGAGGCGCAGGTGCCGCACCTGGCGGCGACCGGCGAGGAGTCACTGCTGCGCGAGGCGGTGCTGCGGTTCTCCCGGGAGATCGCCTTCGCCGCCGCCCGGGTGTACGCGCGGGCGGCGGAGTCGCGCGGTGCGTGGGACGCCCGGCTGCAGGCGCTGCTGGTCGACGCGCTGCTGCGCGGCGACTCGTCGGACGTGCTGGCCAGCCGGGCCGCCGCGCTGGGCTGGACCGACGCCTCGCCGGTGTCGGTGGTGGTCGGGCGGTCACCGGGCGGCGAGGTCACCGCGGTCCTGCAGATCGTCTACCGGGCCGCCCGGCGGATCGGGGTGGAGACGATCGGCGGGGTGCACAACGACCGGCTGGTGGTGGTGCTGGGCGGGGCGGCCGATCCGGCGGCGGCGACCGGCAAGCTGCTGGACGCGTTCGGCGCCGGCCCGGTGGTGGTCGGACCGATGGTGGCCAGCCTGGACGAGGCGACCGAGTCGGCCCGGGCAGCGCTGGCCGGATACCGGGCGGCACCGGCCTGGCCGGCGGCGCCCCGCCCGGTCGCGGCGACCGATCTGCTGCCGGAGCGGGCCCTCGCCGGTGATCCCGAGGCCCGCCGCCGGCTGCGCCGCGACGTGTACGGAACCCTGGTCCGTGCCGGCGGGGAGCTGCTGGAGACCCTGGACGCGTTCTTCGCCGCCGGGGCCGTGCTGGAGGCGACAGCGCGGGCACTGTTCGTCCATCCGAACACGGTGCGTTACCGACTGCGGCGCATCGGTGAGGTGACCGGACTGTCGCCGTTCGCCGCCCGCGACGCGTACGCCCTGCAGATGGCCCTGGCGATCGGCCGGCTGGATCCCCCGCCGCTGCTGCGGACCTTGCCTGACTGAACGCACTTCCGAGTAACATTTGCGGGCAAAAGACGTGCACATCCGACGATCTTTGTAGGAACCCTCCAACGACGGTAGTGCGGATTGGTATCTCAGCGCACCCAAG is drawn from Micromonospora sp. Llam0 and contains these coding sequences:
- a CDS encoding CdaR family transcriptional regulator, which translates into the protein MATKRNDAGLTATLRRIERSAGALATASVARMDETLPWFRELPADQRSWVMVIAQAGVRSLVEWLRDGGGANGSPQEVSDEVFAAAPRALARSISLQHTVALIKVTIDVVEAQVPHLAATGEESLLREAVLRFSREIAFAAARVYARAAESRGAWDARLQALLVDALLRGDSSDVLASRAAALGWTDASPVSVVVGRSPGGEVTAVLQIVYRAARRIGVETIGGVHNDRLVVVLGGAADPAAATGKLLDAFGAGPVVVGPMVASLDEATESARAALAGYRAAPAWPAAPRPVAATDLLPERALAGDPEARRRLRRDVYGTLVRAGGELLETLDAFFAAGAVLEATARALFVHPNTVRYRLRRIGEVTGLSPFAARDAYALQMALAIGRLDPPPLLRTLPD
- a CDS encoding phosphatase PAP2 family protein, with amino-acid sequence MIARPPLVVPLLALLALAALTTVLVVDPALVARLDAPVTDRLRAYAADRPTLVAVLRIATDLAATMSFLAAGAAATTLFAVRRDRPRAWFCATVTVAAPASWMLGQWLLHRPRPADGFVTIAANGFPSGHTTNAAAAAFAVVLLVWPGVRRTGRLLVAALAGAGALFIAATRLVLLAHWPVDVIGGALVAVTAVALAARLWSPRAGGPAAAGPVPGKVSSRDGSCEVRSS